One region of Bosea sp. 29B genomic DNA includes:
- the otsB gene encoding trehalose-phosphatase: MSQMLSPGFAEPPAKAAAVTGQIALFLDFDGTLVEIAPTPEDVKIDRRLPGALEALRLRLGGALALVSGRPVALLDEMMTPYRFDAAGLHGAQIRLGGADAPLAAPSEALHAATRKMVRFANSHVGVIVEDKRQSVALHWRLAPSLADEALVLMEQVAAEIGPSMRLQRGKAVAELVPATASKGGAIDWLLQQDGYAGRTPVFIGDDVTDEDGFAAVNAASGLSIRIGDGHTCARHRLASPTALHHVLLAAAEGGDLTLETFLQN, from the coding sequence ATGTCACAGATGCTGAGTCCCGGGTTCGCTGAACCTCCCGCAAAAGCCGCTGCCGTCACCGGGCAGATCGCGCTGTTCCTGGATTTCGACGGAACCCTGGTCGAGATCGCGCCGACACCGGAGGATGTGAAGATCGACCGGCGCCTGCCGGGTGCCTTGGAGGCGCTGCGCCTCCGGCTTGGCGGCGCGCTCGCCCTGGTCTCCGGGCGGCCCGTCGCCCTGCTCGACGAGATGATGACCCCCTATCGTTTCGACGCTGCCGGCCTGCACGGCGCCCAGATCCGTCTCGGCGGCGCCGATGCTCCGCTCGCTGCGCCTTCGGAGGCGCTGCACGCTGCGACGCGCAAGATGGTCCGCTTCGCCAACAGCCATGTCGGCGTCATCGTCGAGGACAAGCGCCAGTCGGTAGCGCTGCACTGGCGACTGGCGCCGTCGCTCGCCGACGAGGCTTTGGTGCTGATGGAGCAGGTCGCCGCCGAGATCGGCCCGTCGATGCGCCTGCAGCGCGGCAAGGCCGTCGCCGAATTGGTTCCGGCGACCGCGAGCAAGGGCGGCGCGATCGACTGGCTGCTGCAGCAGGACGGCTATGCCGGCCGCACGCCGGTCTTCATCGGCGACGACGTTACCGACGAGGACGGCTTCGCCGCGGTCAATGCGGCCTCGGGCCTGTCGATCCGGATCGGCGATGGCCATACCTGCGCCCGTCATCGTCTGGCCTCGCCTACGGCCTTGCATCACGTTCTGCTCGCTGCCGCCGAAGGCGGCGACCTCACGCTCGAAACCTTTCTCCAGAACTGA
- a CDS encoding glycoside hydrolase family 15 protein yields MTVTTTASPRVASLDLGVIGNCSIAALIDRRAHIVWGCFPRFDRDPVFCSLIDNQIDDGDAIPKKGVFAIEMVGMTRCEQSYLDNTAILSSVLSDDQGNALEILDFAPRFVRYERFFRPPQLVRRVRRISGRPRIRVVVKPCLGLGEEPDEITRGSNHVRFVGADQTIRLTTDAPVSYVLESIPFAVEKPFSFFIGSDEALRAEIETTSREFLDKTTDYWRDWVRSLSIPFEWQREVIRAAITLKLCSFEESGAIVAALTTSIPEAPGTQRNWDYRFCWLRDAYFVVHALNRLGTTRTMEDYLGFITNIVDTYSESGAEHLPPLYPITRGGELREFEVPNLAGYRGHQPVRVGNGAATQVQNDGYGAVVLAATQSFFDRRLIQPGKEALFAQLERMGERAIAVFDKPDAGPWELREKEVVHSFSSVMCWAACDRLARIAGTLGRADRKEYWRGEAKRLKGIITDRIWNQEKGHFVSTFDGRDLDATLLLIAELGFVTPDDPRYIATVEAIGRELGRGDLILRYGTEDDFGFMHTGFLICAFWYVDALHAIGRKDEAKELFGRILQRRNSFGLLSEDADLETGELWGNFPQTYSMVGLINSAMRLSRNWEEAF; encoded by the coding sequence ATGACTGTGACGACCACCGCCTCGCCGCGCGTCGCTTCGCTCGATCTCGGCGTCATCGGCAATTGCTCGATCGCCGCGCTGATCGACCGACGTGCCCACATCGTCTGGGGCTGCTTTCCGCGCTTCGACCGCGACCCCGTCTTCTGCTCGCTGATCGACAACCAGATCGACGACGGCGACGCCATACCGAAGAAGGGCGTCTTCGCCATCGAGATGGTCGGCATGACCCGTTGCGAGCAGAGCTATCTCGACAACACCGCGATCCTGTCCTCGGTGCTCTCCGACGACCAGGGCAATGCGCTGGAGATTCTCGACTTCGCCCCGCGCTTCGTTCGCTATGAGCGCTTCTTCCGGCCGCCGCAGCTGGTGCGCCGTGTTCGCCGCATCTCCGGGCGCCCGCGCATCCGCGTCGTGGTGAAGCCCTGCCTCGGCCTCGGCGAGGAACCGGACGAGATCACCCGCGGCTCCAACCATGTCCGCTTCGTCGGCGCCGATCAGACGATCCGGCTGACGACCGATGCGCCGGTCTCCTATGTGCTGGAGAGCATCCCGTTCGCGGTCGAGAAGCCGTTCTCCTTCTTCATCGGCTCTGACGAGGCGCTACGCGCCGAGATCGAGACGACATCGCGCGAATTCCTCGACAAGACCACCGACTACTGGCGCGACTGGGTCCGCTCGCTCTCGATTCCCTTCGAATGGCAGCGCGAGGTCATCCGCGCCGCGATCACGCTGAAGCTCTGCTCCTTCGAGGAGAGCGGCGCCATCGTCGCGGCGCTGACCACCTCGATCCCGGAGGCACCGGGTACGCAGCGCAACTGGGATTATCGTTTCTGCTGGCTGCGCGACGCCTATTTCGTCGTTCACGCCCTCAATCGCCTGGGCACGACGCGGACGATGGAGGACTATCTCGGCTTCATCACCAACATCGTCGATACCTATTCGGAGAGCGGCGCCGAGCATCTGCCGCCGCTCTATCCGATCACGCGCGGCGGCGAATTGCGCGAGTTCGAGGTGCCGAACCTCGCCGGCTATCGCGGCCATCAGCCGGTGCGCGTCGGCAATGGCGCGGCGACGCAGGTCCAGAACGACGGCTATGGCGCGGTCGTGCTGGCCGCGACCCAGTCCTTCTTCGACCGCCGCCTGATCCAGCCGGGCAAGGAGGCGCTCTTCGCCCAGCTCGAACGCATGGGCGAGCGGGCCATCGCCGTCTTCGACAAGCCCGATGCCGGCCCCTGGGAGCTGCGCGAAAAAGAGGTGGTCCACTCTTTCTCCAGCGTGATGTGCTGGGCGGCCTGCGACCGACTTGCCCGCATCGCCGGCACGCTCGGCCGCGCCGACCGCAAGGAATACTGGCGCGGCGAGGCCAAGCGCCTGAAGGGCATCATAACCGACCGGATCTGGAACCAGGAGAAGGGCCATTTCGTCTCGACCTTCGACGGGAGGGATCTCGATGCGACCCTGCTGCTGATCGCCGAGCTCGGCTTCGTCACCCCCGATGATCCGCGCTATATTGCTACGGTCGAGGCGATCGGCCGCGAGCTCGGTCGCGGCGACCTGATCCTGCGCTACGGCACGGAAGACGATTTCGGCTTCATGCACACCGGCTTCCTGATCTGCGCCTTCTGGTATGTCGACGCACTGCACGCGATCGGCCGCAAGGACGAGGCCAAGGAGCTGTTCGGCCGCATCCTGCAGCGCCGCAACAGCTTCGGCCTGCTCTCGGAGGATGCCGATCTCGAAACCGGCGAACTCTGGGGCAACTTCCCGCAGACCTATTCGATGGTCGGTCTGATCAATTCGGCGATGCGGCTCAGCCGGAATTGGGAGGAGGCGTTCTGA
- the metW gene encoding methionine biosynthesis protein MetW, with amino-acid sequence MALADTQTNRIDLRLVAEMVTPGSRVLDVGCGDGELLSLLAETRGVDGRGIELSREGVAGCVARGLSVVQGDADTDLADYPDDSFDYVILSQTIQATRNPRDVLEHMLRIGRRAIVSFPNFGHWRMRTQVFFMGRMPVTDSLPYAWWETPNIHFCTIRDFVALCDAVGAEKERAVALDVSGGKVGVSAPWWFWNLFGAQAVFLLKRG; translated from the coding sequence ATGGCGCTGGCGGACACCCAGACCAACCGCATCGACCTGCGGCTCGTCGCCGAGATGGTGACGCCGGGCTCGCGCGTGCTCGATGTCGGCTGCGGCGACGGCGAATTGCTGTCGCTGCTCGCCGAGACCCGCGGCGTCGACGGGCGCGGCATCGAATTGTCGCGCGAAGGCGTCGCCGGCTGCGTCGCGCGCGGCCTTTCGGTCGTCCAGGGCGATGCTGACACCGACCTCGCCGACTATCCCGACGACAGCTTCGACTACGTCATCCTCTCGCAGACCATCCAGGCGACCCGCAATCCACGCGATGTGCTGGAACACATGCTGCGCATCGGCCGGCGCGCCATCGTCTCCTTCCCGAATTTCGGGCATTGGCGCATGCGCACCCAAGTCTTCTTCATGGGCCGGATGCCTGTGACCGACTCCCTGCCCTATGCGTGGTGGGAGACGCCCAACATCCATTTCTGCACGATCCGCGACTTCGTCGCGTTGTGTGACGCCGTCGGCGCGGAAAAGGAACGCGCCGTCGCGCTCGACGTCTCCGGTGGCAAGGTCGGCGTCAGCGCGCCCTGGTGGTTCTGGAACCTCTTTGGTGCACAGGCGGTGTTCTTGCTGAAGCGGGGATAG
- a CDS encoding homoserine O-acetyltransferase has product MPNRTQAPELLADPLAEANQPSSLLVQFGPDKALQLDSGAVLEHWQIAYQTYGELNSARSNAVLVCHALTGDQYVASRNPVTGKGGWWTAMIGPGKPIDTDRFFVICANVLGGCMGTTGPASTNPATGKPWGLSFPMVTIRDMVRAQAHLVDSLGIDSLFCVAGGSMGGMQVLQWAASYPTRVFSALPLATAAKHSAQNIAFHEVGRQAVMADPDWRQGRYLDEGTRPSKGLSVARMGAHITYLSEPALHRKFGRKLQERSAPTFTFDADFQVESYLRYQGISFVERFDANSYLYVTRAMDYFDLGADHDGVLAKAFAGTRTRFCVASFTSDWLFPTSDSRAIVHALNAAGASVSFVELESDKGHDAFLLEEPNLFATTRGFIGAAARARGI; this is encoded by the coding sequence ATGCCGAACCGGACGCAAGCTCCCGAACTTCTCGCCGACCCGCTGGCCGAAGCCAATCAGCCGTCGAGCCTGCTCGTCCAGTTCGGGCCGGACAAGGCCCTGCAGCTCGATTCCGGCGCGGTGCTGGAGCATTGGCAGATCGCCTACCAGACCTATGGCGAGCTCAATTCGGCGCGCTCCAACGCCGTGCTGGTCTGCCACGCTTTGACCGGCGACCAATATGTCGCGAGCCGCAACCCGGTCACCGGCAAGGGCGGCTGGTGGACGGCGATGATCGGGCCGGGCAAGCCGATCGACACCGACCGCTTCTTCGTGATCTGCGCCAATGTCCTTGGCGGCTGCATGGGCACGACCGGCCCGGCCTCGACAAATCCCGCGACGGGCAAGCCCTGGGGCCTGTCCTTCCCGATGGTGACGATCCGCGACATGGTGCGGGCGCAGGCGCATCTCGTCGACTCGCTCGGGATCGACAGCCTGTTCTGCGTCGCCGGCGGCTCGATGGGCGGGATGCAGGTTCTGCAATGGGCGGCGAGCTATCCGACGCGGGTGTTCAGCGCCCTGCCGCTCGCCACCGCCGCCAAGCATTCGGCCCAGAACATCGCCTTCCACGAGGTCGGCCGCCAGGCGGTGATGGCCGATCCCGACTGGCGCCAGGGCCGTTATCTCGACGAAGGGACGCGGCCTTCGAAAGGGCTCTCGGTCGCGCGCATGGGCGCGCACATCACCTATCTCTCGGAGCCGGCGCTGCATCGCAAATTCGGCCGCAAGCTGCAGGAGCGCAGCGCGCCGACCTTCACCTTCGACGCGGATTTCCAGGTCGAGAGCTACCTGCGTTACCAGGGCATCAGCTTCGTCGAGCGCTTCGACGCCAATTCCTATCTCTACGTGACGCGGGCGATGGACTACTTTGACCTCGGCGCCGACCATGACGGCGTGCTGGCCAAAGCCTTTGCCGGGACGCGGACGCGCTTCTGCGTGGCGTCCTTCACCTCGGACTGGCTGTTCCCGACCAGCGACTCGCGCGCCATCGTGCACGCCCTCAACGCAGCCGGCGCCTCGGTCTCCTTCGTCGAGCTCGAAAGCGACAAGGGCCACGACGCCTTCCTGCTGGAAGAGCCCAACCTGTTCGCGACGACGCGCGGCTTCATCGGCGCCGCGGCGCGGGCCAGGGGGATCTGA
- a CDS encoding chorismate mutase, whose protein sequence is MTQAAPTTLADLRSEIDRIDAAMHGLLMERSQIIETLIAIKKTQVSGSAFRPGREADMMKRLALRHQGLLPLDTVESIWRIIIATFTFVQANYSVHADISGGDAAMRDSARFHFGFTVPFVTHEDARAVIAAVADSAGDLGIFRMDLGASAGVWWRDLIGPAQPKIIARLPFIERPDHPAGTPVYCIAKPLTDAAVREIVLYAARVERWSEPLRHGLAQHLAEVSASAADGSHLALLVAASGETPVEAIRSALEPAGLKELTEIGSHAARFAFKSAR, encoded by the coding sequence ATGACGCAAGCCGCTCCGACCACGCTCGCCGACCTGCGCAGCGAGATCGACCGCATCGATGCGGCGATGCACGGCCTGCTGATGGAACGCTCGCAGATCATCGAAACGCTGATCGCGATCAAGAAGACGCAAGTGTCCGGTTCGGCCTTCCGCCCGGGCCGCGAGGCCGACATGATGAAGCGGCTGGCGCTGCGCCATCAGGGCCTGCTGCCGCTCGATACGGTCGAGAGCATCTGGCGCATCATCATCGCGACCTTCACCTTCGTGCAGGCGAACTATTCCGTTCATGCCGACATCTCCGGCGGCGATGCGGCGATGCGCGACAGCGCCCGCTTCCATTTCGGCTTCACCGTGCCGTTCGTCACGCATGAGGATGCCCGCGCCGTGATCGCGGCGGTGGCGGACTCGGCCGGCGATCTCGGCATCTTCCGCATGGACCTGGGCGCCAGCGCCGGCGTCTGGTGGCGCGACCTGATCGGTCCCGCACAGCCCAAGATCATCGCGCGCCTGCCCTTCATCGAGCGGCCCGACCATCCGGCCGGCACGCCGGTCTACTGCATCGCCAAGCCGCTGACCGACGCCGCCGTGCGCGAGATCGTGCTCTACGCGGCTCGCGTCGAGCGCTGGTCGGAGCCGCTTCGCCATGGCCTCGCCCAGCATCTCGCCGAGGTCTCGGCCAGCGCCGCCGACGGCTCGCATCTGGCGCTGCTGGTGGCCGCCTCCGGTGAAACCCCGGTCGAAGCCATCCGCAGCGCACTCGAACCCGCGGGCCTCAAGGAGCTGACCGAGATCGGCAGCCACGCCGCCCGCTTCGCCTTCAAATCCGCCCGCTGA
- a CDS encoding histidinol-phosphate transaminase, whose product MALPAPRPVPRPGVLDIEAYVPGKSSAPAGVKLHKLSSNETPLGPSPKAIAAYGNLSGKLELYPDGSATKLREAIAGRYGLDANRIVCGTGSDELLQLITKVYLGDGDEGVFTEHGFLVYKIAILAAGGKPVIVPEKNLTADIDAILAAVTPRTKIVFLANPNNPTGTYLPFDEVKRLQAGLPPHVLLVLDAAYAEYVRRNDYASGLELVATSENVVMTRTFSKIYGLANLRLGWVYGPAHIIDALNRTRGPFNVNGAAIEAGVAAIADEAHISAAIEHNDKWLAWTTAELEKLGLIVTPSVGNFLLIHFPAAAGKSAREADAFLTQRGLILRSVASYGLPDALRMTIGSEEANRLVVAALAEFLGKAA is encoded by the coding sequence ATGGCTCTGCCCGCTCCTCGCCCCGTCCCGCGTCCCGGCGTCCTCGACATCGAGGCCTATGTCCCCGGCAAGTCCTCGGCTCCGGCCGGCGTCAAGCTGCACAAGCTTTCCTCCAACGAGACCCCGCTCGGCCCGAGCCCGAAGGCGATCGCCGCCTATGGCAATCTCTCCGGCAAGCTCGAACTTTACCCGGACGGCTCGGCGACGAAGCTGCGCGAGGCGATCGCCGGCCGCTACGGCCTCGACGCCAACCGCATCGTCTGCGGCACCGGCTCGGACGAATTGCTGCAGCTGATCACCAAGGTCTATCTCGGCGATGGCGATGAAGGCGTGTTCACCGAGCACGGCTTCCTCGTCTACAAGATCGCGATCCTTGCCGCCGGCGGCAAGCCGGTGATCGTGCCCGAAAAGAACCTGACGGCCGATATCGACGCGATCCTCGCCGCGGTGACGCCGCGCACCAAGATCGTCTTCCTCGCCAACCCCAACAACCCGACCGGCACCTATCTGCCCTTCGACGAGGTCAAGCGTCTGCAGGCTGGCCTGCCGCCGCATGTGCTGCTGGTGCTCGACGCGGCCTACGCCGAATATGTCCGCCGCAACGACTATGCTTCGGGCCTAGAACTGGTCGCGACCAGCGAGAACGTCGTGATGACGCGCACCTTCTCGAAGATCTACGGCCTCGCCAATCTGCGCCTCGGCTGGGTCTATGGTCCCGCCCACATCATCGATGCGCTGAACCGCACCCGCGGCCCCTTCAACGTCAATGGCGCGGCGATCGAGGCCGGTGTCGCCGCGATCGCCGACGAGGCGCATATCTCTGCCGCGATAGAGCACAACGACAAATGGCTGGCCTGGACCACGGCCGAGCTGGAGAAGCTCGGCCTCATCGTCACGCCCTCGGTCGGCAACTTCCTCCTGATCCATTTCCCGGCGGCTGCCGGCAAGAGCGCCAGGGAGGCCGATGCTTTCCTGACCCAGCGCGGACTGATCCTGCGCTCGGTCGCGTCATACGGCCTGCCCGATGCATTGCGCATGACCATCGGCAGCGAGGAGGCCAACCGCCTCGTCGTTGCAGCTTTGGCTGAGTTCCTGGGCAAGGCCGCGTGA
- a CDS encoding prephenate/arogenate dehydrogenase family protein, producing MSAPESFAPRRDEPLFGRLAIIGIGLIGSSIAHAAKELNLARHIVLSDADVDVRRRARELDLGHEIAETAIEAARDADHIVLCVPVGACGAVAEEIAGVLKPGAILSDVGSVKHAVVEAVSPHLPEGVHFVPAHPVAGTENSGPDAGFPSLFLNRWCILTPPPGTDEAAIARTRQFWEGMAAIVEVMGSQHHDLVLAITSHLPHLIAYNIVGTAEDLAAVTQSEVIKFSAGGFRDFTRIAASDPTMWRDVFLANKEAVLEMLGRFNEDLALLTRAIRYGDGETLHKHFTRTRAIRRGIVALGQEKAETEKLKKG from the coding sequence GTGAGCGCGCCCGAGAGCTTCGCGCCGCGCCGCGACGAGCCGCTCTTCGGGCGGCTCGCCATCATCGGCATCGGCCTGATCGGTTCCTCGATCGCGCATGCCGCGAAGGAGCTCAACCTCGCCCGCCATATCGTGCTGAGCGACGCCGACGTTGATGTCCGCCGCCGCGCCCGCGAGCTCGATCTCGGCCATGAGATCGCCGAGACCGCGATCGAGGCCGCCCGCGATGCAGACCACATCGTGCTCTGCGTGCCGGTCGGTGCCTGCGGCGCCGTCGCGGAGGAGATCGCCGGCGTGCTCAAGCCCGGCGCGATCCTGTCCGATGTCGGCTCGGTCAAGCATGCGGTGGTCGAGGCCGTCAGCCCGCATCTGCCCGAGGGCGTGCATTTCGTCCCGGCCCATCCTGTCGCAGGCACTGAGAATTCCGGCCCCGATGCCGGCTTCCCCAGCCTCTTCCTCAACCGCTGGTGCATCCTGACGCCGCCGCCCGGCACGGACGAGGCGGCGATCGCCCGCACCCGCCAGTTCTGGGAAGGCATGGCGGCGATCGTCGAGGTGATGGGCTCGCAGCACCATGACCTCGTCCTCGCCATCACCAGCCACCTGCCGCATCTGATCGCCTACAATATCGTCGGCACCGCCGAGGACCTGGCGGCGGTGACGCAGTCGGAGGTGATCAAGTTCTCGGCCGGCGGCTTCCGCGACTTCACCCGCATCGCGGCGTCGGACCCGACGATGTGGCGCGACGTCTTCCTTGCCAACAAGGAGGCGGTGCTGGAGATGCTCGGTCGCTTCAACGAGGATCTGGCCCTGCTCACCCGCGCCATCCGTTACGGCGACGGCGAGACCCTGCACAAGCATTTCACCCGCACGCGCGCCATCCGCCGCGGCATCGTCGCGCTCGGCCAGGAGAAGGCCGAAACGGAGAAGCTGAAGAAGGGCTGA
- a CDS encoding DeoR/GlpR family DNA-binding transcription regulator — protein sequence MWQGERKQRIRALLDTFGGVSVERLAHEFGVSNESIRRDLVAMEQDGSLRRVHGGAVSMPAEQDASYGARSTVRLKEKRAIALAAMTLIKSGQTLFLDGGTTTAALAEELKSVPELNILTNSLQVATTMASTQQRTGSRVFLLGGTIVHEPPETGGASTINDIYRYKADLALLSPFGVDMKGAATNFFEHTAEIARAMVINSAGVVLIADHSKIGVTSRFRFCELDRISAIVTDKKAKTLPALAALSSVVGRVIVADA from the coding sequence ATGTGGCAGGGCGAGAGAAAGCAGCGGATCCGCGCGCTTCTCGACACGTTCGGCGGCGTCTCGGTCGAGAGGCTCGCCCACGAGTTCGGCGTTTCCAACGAGTCGATCCGCCGCGATCTGGTGGCGATGGAGCAGGACGGCAGCCTGCGGCGGGTCCATGGCGGGGCGGTCAGCATGCCTGCCGAGCAGGACGCGTCCTATGGGGCCCGCTCCACCGTCCGCCTGAAGGAAAAGCGCGCGATCGCCCTGGCCGCGATGACCCTGATCAAGAGCGGCCAGACCCTGTTCCTGGACGGGGGCACGACGACGGCGGCGTTGGCCGAGGAGCTGAAGAGCGTTCCCGAGCTGAATATCCTGACGAATTCCCTGCAGGTTGCGACGACCATGGCATCGACGCAGCAGAGGACCGGCAGCCGCGTCTTTCTTCTCGGCGGAACGATCGTCCATGAACCGCCGGAGACCGGCGGCGCATCGACGATCAACGACATCTATCGCTACAAGGCCGACCTGGCGCTGCTGTCGCCCTTCGGGGTCGACATGAAAGGCGCGGCGACCAATTTCTTCGAGCACACCGCCGAGATCGCCCGGGCCATGGTCATCAACTCGGCTGGCGTCGTCCTGATCGCCGATCACTCGAAGATCGGTGTGACCAGCCGCTTCCGCTTCTGCGAGCTCGATCGGATTTCCGCCATCGTCACGGACAAGAAGGCGAAGACCTTGCCGGCGTTGGCTGCGCTTTCGAGCGTGGTCGGACGCGTTATCGTTGCCGACGCCTAG
- a CDS encoding inositol monophosphatase family protein, giving the protein MRAEGDQAEWLAFALRLATESGAILRETASVRPDVEVKSDRSFVTALDARIERRMREMLADRFPSHGIIGEEEAPTDLDADLVWVLDPIDGTAAFIAGLPVYGTLIALMREGEPILGIIDHPITGDRWIGVKGSPTTHNGRPCRTRNCGALGNAILSASNPDFFEAEELAALDAMRAATAWRIWGGACMSFGLLASGRTDAAFDTRLKLWDFAPFRPIIEGAGGVVTDWEGQPIDHKTGKRIMAAGDPARHREMLRLVESAMGR; this is encoded by the coding sequence ATGCGTGCCGAAGGCGATCAGGCGGAGTGGTTGGCGTTTGCGCTGCGGCTCGCGACGGAAAGCGGGGCGATCCTGCGTGAGACGGCTTCCGTTCGCCCGGATGTCGAGGTCAAATCCGACAGGAGCTTCGTCACGGCGCTCGACGCCCGCATCGAGCGGCGCATGCGCGAGATGCTCGCCGATCGCTTTCCCAGCCACGGCATCATCGGCGAGGAGGAGGCCCCCACCGATCTCGATGCCGATCTGGTCTGGGTGCTCGATCCGATCGACGGCACCGCCGCCTTCATCGCCGGCCTGCCGGTCTACGGCACGCTGATCGCGCTGATGCGGGAAGGCGAGCCGATCCTCGGCATCATCGACCATCCGATCACCGGCGACCGCTGGATCGGCGTCAAGGGCAGCCCGACCACGCATAACGGCCGCCCCTGCCGCACGCGCAACTGCGGAGCACTCGGCAATGCCATCCTGTCCGCCAGCAATCCCGATTTCTTCGAGGCGGAGGAGCTAGCGGCCCTAGACGCCATGCGCGCGGCCACGGCCTGGCGAATCTGGGGCGGAGCCTGCATGAGCTTCGGCCTGCTGGCGAGCGGGCGCACCGACGCGGCCTTCGACACGCGCCTGAAGCTCTGGGACTTCGCGCCCTTCCGCCCGATCATCGAGGGTGCCGGCGGCGTCGTCACCGATTGGGAAGGCCAGCCGATCGACCACAAGACGGGCAAGCGGATCATGGCCGCCGGCGATCCGGCCCGCCATCGCGAGATGCTGCGCCTCGTCGAGAGCGCCATGGGGCGCTGA
- a CDS encoding ABC transporter ATP-binding protein, translating to MGIAIENLAVSYGGQRVIDGLELTIEPGSFFTLLGPSGCGKTTLLRTIAGFVPAERGHMRFGGTEVTHLPPHRRDIGMVFQDYALFPDKTVFDNVAYGLRARKQSESAIKPKVEAALERVGLGHLGARHPAALSGGQRQRVALARALVIQPKVLLMDEPLSNLDAKLRLQVRETIVELQREAKITTVFVTHDREEALAMSDRIGVMKQGRLEQVGTPAQIYREPRTGYVADFVGGANIVEIETAARQAGETGPLALDGVTITARALAAVAAGRAMLVARPEDILLAEPGTAGTLPGRIAHRQYLGGKTSYKVALDSGRTLAVDLQSGAHDRFEPGAAVGLGLDPARTLVLAS from the coding sequence ATGGGAATCGCGATCGAGAATCTGGCCGTCTCCTATGGCGGCCAACGGGTGATCGACGGGCTCGAGCTGACGATCGAGCCGGGCAGCTTCTTCACGCTGCTCGGCCCCTCCGGCTGCGGCAAGACCACGCTGCTGCGTACCATTGCCGGCTTCGTGCCGGCCGAGCGGGGGCATATGCGCTTCGGCGGCACGGAAGTGACGCATCTGCCGCCGCACCGGCGCGATATCGGCATGGTCTTCCAGGATTATGCGCTGTTTCCCGACAAGACCGTGTTCGACAACGTCGCCTATGGCCTGCGCGCCCGCAAGCAGTCGGAAAGCGCGATCAAGCCCAAGGTCGAGGCGGCGCTGGAGCGCGTTGGTCTCGGCCATCTCGGCGCCCGCCATCCCGCCGCGCTCTCCGGCGGCCAGCGCCAGCGCGTGGCGCTGGCCCGCGCCCTCGTCATCCAGCCGAAGGTGCTGCTGATGGACGAGCCGCTCTCCAATCTCGACGCCAAGCTGCGCCTGCAGGTGCGCGAGACCATCGTCGAGCTCCAGCGCGAGGCCAAGATCACCACGGTCTTCGTTACCCATGACCGCGAGGAGGCGCTCGCCATGTCCGACCGGATCGGTGTGATGAAGCAGGGCCGGCTCGAGCAGGTCGGCACCCCCGCGCAGATCTACCGCGAGCCGCGTACCGGCTATGTCGCTGATTTCGTCGGCGGCGCCAACATCGTCGAAATCGAGACGGCGGCCCGCCAGGCCGGCGAGACCGGCCCGCTCGCGCTCGACGGCGTCACCATCACGGCGCGTGCCTTGGCAGCGGTCGCAGCCGGCCGCGCCATGCTGGTCGCCCGTCCGGAAGACATTCTCCTCGCCGAGCCCGGCACGGCCGGCACGCTGCCGGGCCGGATCGCGCACCGGCAATATCTCGGCGGCAAGACCAGCTACAAGGTCGCGCTCGACAGCGGCCGCACGCTCGCGGTCGACCTGCAGAGCGGCGCGCATGACCGTTTCGAGCCCGGCGCCGCTGTCGGCCTCGGCCTCGATCCCGCCCGCACGCTGGTGCTCGCGTCATGA